Sequence from the Desulfovibrio sp. TomC genome:
TTGACGGGCACATACGGCCCCTGCCAGCGCGGCGAGTGGTAATGGAGGCGGGCGGCGGCCAGCTCCTTGCCGGCGCCGCGTTCGCCAACGATGAGCGCCGGCCGGTCGATGGCGGCGGCCAGGGCCACGGCTTCCATGAATTCCAGGAAGGCATCGGACTGGCCCAGGGCTTCGGCCAGCCAGGGGGCGGCGGACGGCATGGTCGGTTTCACCTCTTATGTGGCGAAAAATGCCAGAAAATGGCGAATGCTGCAAGACTTGTCTGGGGCGCTAGCGGCATAAGCCCGAAATATTGCCGATTATTTCCTGGCACGGTCCCTGCTTTATGGGCTGCGAAGGCCGCAACAAAGATGCGGCACGGAGGAACGCCATGGGAATTTTCAGCCGCTTCAGAGACATCATCCACTCCAACATCAATGCCATGCTCGACAAGGCCGAAGAGCCGGAAAAGCTCATCCGGCTCATGATCCAGGAGATGGAGGAAACGCTGGTCGAACTCAAGGCCGACTGCGCCCGCACCATGGCCCAGGCCGCCAAGATCGCCCGCGAACACGACGCCATGGCCGACCGGGCCGTGCGCTGGGGCCAGAAGGCCGAACTGGCCGTGGACAAGGGCCGCGAAGATCTGGCCCGGGAGGCGCTGCTGGAAAAGCGCGACCTCGAAGCCCGTTCCGATGTCCTGGCCGGAGAGCTGGCCGCCGTCGAAGGCATGGTCGCGGCCTGCCGTGAAGACATCGGCACCCTGGAAGAAAAGCTCGTCTCGGCCAAGGAACGCCAGCGCACGCTGCTTGCCCGCCACATGCGCGCCACCGGCAAGAAGCGGATGCGCGAAGACGTCTCCCGGGTCGATTCCTCCGACGCCCTGCGCCGCTTCGAGGAATTCGAGAACCGCATCGAACGCCTGGAAGCCGAGGCCGAACTGGCCGGTACAGTGTCCAGCCGCCGCCCGGCCGACGACGAGAGCCTGGACGCCCGCTTCGACCGTCTGGCCGCCGACGAAGACGTCGAACGCGAACTGGCCCGCCTCAAGGCCAAGCGGGTGGGGTAGTTGGCGAAACGAGGACGATGAAAGACAGAAGAAGCCTCCGGCGGCCGGGGGGATGATCCCCCCGGACCCCTGCACCTGGAGAGGCTTTTCAAGCGGACGCCGCCAACCGGCCAAGGGGCGGTAACGACAAGGACGCAACGTGCTCGAACATACCATATATATCGGCCATCTGCCGGCCCTCGTCAAAGTGCTGCTGGTGGTCGTGGCCATTGTCGCCCTGCGCGAACTGCGCCGGCGCGACGACCGCAGCCGCAGCGCCGACGACGCCGAGGCCATGGCCGTCCTGGAAGACGTCAGGAAGACGCTGGTCCGGTTGGAAGAACGTATGGACAACCTGGAAACCCTGCTGCCGGGCACGCCCGGCAACGCCGGCAACACCCGCCCGCAGCCGGGCGATCCCGACAAGAGAGGCGACAGATGAGACGCAGTGAAACGACTTCTTCCGGCCGGCGGCTCTTTCGTTCCCGTCGGGGCATGGCCCTTGGCGTATGCCGGGGGTTGGCCGAATACCTGGGCCTGCCGGTCCTGGTGGTCCGGGCCTTTGTGGTGGTGCTGTTCGTGGCCACCGGCTTTGTGGCCGTGCTTGGCTATGTGGCCTGCGGCCTTCTCCTGCGCCTGGAGCCGGTTGGCGACGAACCGTCAGGGCCTTCGGGACGGTTGCATCGCAAGGTCGGCGGGTTGTCGCGCCGGGCCAGGGATCTTGACGCGCGCATTGCCCGGATGGAATCGCATGTGACCTCCCGGGAATACGATTTCGACCGTCGCCTGCGCCGCTCCTAAGGGGCCGGGCCGCAGCGGGCTGCAGTTTGAAGGACAATGGGCCGGAATTTTCTTCGTGTGATCGATATCGGAGTCCGATATGGTGAAAGAAGGAACAAGGTTGGAAAGCGGTGCGGTTATCCGGCCGCATGGCGAAAGGCACAAAACCGGTTTCAGGAAGTGGTGCGCTGCCAGGGGCGGTGGATTTGGCGTGTTGTTGTTTTGAAAAAAAACAACACTGCCGGAATTGATGAAGGCTTTTGGCCGGAGTGCAATCTACAAAAGAGCCACTACTCTCCGTCCGTGAAAAGATATGAACCATGCTGGTTGCATAAAAGTGCAACAGTATATGGGGAATAATTACACAGTCAAACTAACCCTTGCGCCCAAACCATGGTGTTGCTAGGAAATTCTATCCCAATAAGGCCACCCCTGCCGCGAGGCAGGTCCGGAAAGCCACGGGTCTCGGAGGATGTTGCCGAGACAGCCGGGCCGCTGGGCAACACCGAGGGGGACGTGATGCGGGTTTCCATAGCGGCCAAAATTCTGGCCTTGGTCATTGCTTCCGTCGTGGCCACTGTGGCCATCATCCAGTGCGTCGCCTTCACCAGCGTCCGCAACGGATACGAGGTCATTACCGGCCAGGCTGTCCGAAGTTATTTGAATGTCTTCAACCGACAAGTGGCTGATTACAAAGAGACTTATTTGGATATGGCCCGCGCCCAGGCGACGCGGCCAAACATCATCGACGGCGTTCTGGCCGGCAATGCCGCCCGATTGCGTGAACTCGGCCAGGTGGTCCTGGCCTCCGGCAAGGTCGATCTGGTCGTTTTTACCGATGCCAAGGCCACTGTCGTGGCCCGGGCGCACTCGGACAAGGCCGGCGACAACATCGGCAATCAGGAAGGCCTCAAGCGCGCCCTGGCCGGGGAGGCCGTCAGTCTGTTCGAGCCCGGCAACACCGTGGGTTTTTCCATTCGCGCCTACGCCCCCATTAAAAAGGACGGCGCTGTCATCGGCGTGGTCATCATCGGCCAGGACGTCGCCAACAACACCGCTCTGGTCGACAGCGCCAAAAAAGACCTCGGGGCCGAGGCCACGATTTTTTACGGCGACACCCGCGTTTCCACCTCCCTTGAAGTCAACGGCAAGCGGGCCGTGGGCACCAAGCTCGACAATCCGGCCATCCTTGATGTCGTGCTGCGCCAAGGCAAGACCTACCTCGGCGACAACCGGATTCTCGGCCGTGAGTACCGCACGGCCTATGAACCGCTCAAAAACGGCGACCAGATTGTCGGCATGGTCTTTATTGGCACGGACATCTCCGAGGCCCTGGCTGCGCGCGACGCCATCATCCTGAAAATCGGTCTGGCCGGTCTGGCCGGGACGATCTTTTTCGCCGTCCTGGCCTGGCTGTTCGCCCGGCTGTTGACCAAGCCGCTTCTGGCCTGCCTGGACTTCGCCCGGGCCGTGGCCAAGGGGGAAACCGGCCGGACCCTGGACGTCAGAAGCCGGGACGAGACCGGCGTGCTGGCCAAGGCCCTGGCGGCCATGGCCGCCGACATCGACTGCCGCATGGACGAGGTGGCCAAGGCCAAGGAAGTGGCCGAGGCCGAGGCCAGGCGAGCCAGGGAAGAGACGGCCAAGGCCGACGAAGCCTGCCGCATGGCCGAAAATGCCAAGGTCGAGGGAATGCTTCACGCGGCCGGGCGCATTGAAGGCGTGGTGGAAGCGGTCACCGCCGCCTCGGAGCAGCTCGCCGCCCAGGTCGAGCAGTCGAGTCGGGGGGCCCAGGACCAGTCCAAGCAGGTGGCCGAGGCGGCCAGTTCCATGGACCAGCTCAATTCCACCGTGCTTGAAGTGGCCAAAAATGC
This genomic interval carries:
- a CDS encoding PspA/IM30 family protein is translated as MGIFSRFRDIIHSNINAMLDKAEEPEKLIRLMIQEMEETLVELKADCARTMAQAAKIAREHDAMADRAVRWGQKAELAVDKGREDLAREALLEKRDLEARSDVLAGELAAVEGMVAACREDIGTLEEKLVSAKERQRTLLARHMRATGKKRMREDVSRVDSSDALRRFEEFENRIERLEAEAELAGTVSSRRPADDESLDARFDRLAADEDVERELARLKAKRVG
- a CDS encoding PspC domain-containing protein; translated protein: MRRSETTSSGRRLFRSRRGMALGVCRGLAEYLGLPVLVVRAFVVVLFVATGFVAVLGYVACGLLLRLEPVGDEPSGPSGRLHRKVGGLSRRARDLDARIARMESHVTSREYDFDRRLRRS
- a CDS encoding methyl-accepting chemotaxis protein, whose translation is MRVSIAAKILALVIASVVATVAIIQCVAFTSVRNGYEVITGQAVRSYLNVFNRQVADYKETYLDMARAQATRPNIIDGVLAGNAARLRELGQVVLASGKVDLVVFTDAKATVVARAHSDKAGDNIGNQEGLKRALAGEAVSLFEPGNTVGFSIRAYAPIKKDGAVIGVVIIGQDVANNTALVDSAKKDLGAEATIFYGDTRVSTSLEVNGKRAVGTKLDNPAILDVVLRQGKTYLGDNRILGREYRTAYEPLKNGDQIVGMVFIGTDISEALAARDAIILKIGLAGLAGTIFFAVLAWLFARLLTKPLLACLDFARAVAKGETGRTLDVRSRDETGVLAKALAAMAADIDCRMDEVAKAKEVAEAEARRAREETAKADEACRMAENAKVEGMLHAAGRIEGVVEAVTAASEQLAAQVEQSSRGAQDQSKQVAEAASSMDQLNSTVLEVAKNASQAADSADSARSKAEEGAAVVEAVVKGIVAVADQARALKEDMGALGRKAEGIGAIMDVISDIADQTNLLALNAAIEAARAGEAGRGFAVVADEVRKLAEKTMTATKEVGAAIKGIQDGTQQNVAGFDKAVQNVEAATAMARRSGDALTAIVGLVDAVADQVRSIATAAEEQSAAAEEIGRTVDRINRISGETAQVMHQSSSAVDNLAGQAKALHGLVLDMQREGSGKAIA